The nucleotide window ATCCGGCTCCGTCTGGCGGCTTGACCGGATCGGGCCTCTTGGCGACAGTCCGGTCCAAACGGAGAAGACCATGCAATCCCATCAGGCCGTCATAGATTTCTGGTTCGTCGAGCACGGTTACGACGACTGGTTCGGCGGCAAGCCCGAATTTGATGCGGCGCTGGCCGCCCGCTTTGCCAATCTGCATCCGCAGGTGGCTCGCGGCGAGGCCTGGACCTGGCGCGAAAGCCCGGAAGGGCGGCTGGCCGAAATCATCGTGCTCGATCAGTTCTCCCGCCAGCTCCATCGCGGCAGCGCCGAGGCCTTCGCCCAGGACAAGATGGCGCTAGCGCTGGCCCAGGAGGCCACTGCCGGCGGCCATGACATGGCCGTCGAGCATGAATGGGCTATGTTCTTCTACATGCCCTATATGCACGCCGAGTCTCTGATCATTCAGAACGAAGGCGTTGGGCTGTTCGAGGCCTATGGCAACCAGGACGCTCTCGACTTCATGGTCAAGCATCGTGACACCATCGCCCGCTTCTCCCGTTTCCCCTTCCGCAACAAGGCCTTGGGGCGGCAGAGTACGGCCGAAGAGGAAGCCTATATGGCGGAAATGGGCGACCGGGTTTTCTGATCGGGCCGGCGCGCCGCCTGCCCGTCCATTGCATTGGTCTCCTAAGGCATGTTCGATTTGATCGGAATCGGCGGTTCCTGCGCCTCCCTCCCCCTTGAGGGCTTCGAACCGCCCCGTAGGGCAAATCTCTCCGGCGGAGAGATTTGAGGTGAGAAGGATCGAGGGTGGGGGTGGTTTTGTGGGTCACCGATGGACCCCCACCCCCAGCCCCTCCCCTCAAGGGGGAGGGGAGCTGCCCGTCCGTTGCGTTGGTCTCCGAAAGGAGATGTCCCATGGATATTGCCGGCCCCGCCTTTTGGCTGATCCTGCTCATCATTGGTGCTATCGCGCTGGGTGGCACCATGATCTATGGCATCATGCGCAATCGCAAACGCACCCTCTCGGACAAGGTGACCACCGAGCTCGAGACCCGGCGCGAATATGAGCGCGAGGATCACAACGCTTGAGATGAAAAAGGGGCGAACCGCATGCCGGTCCGCCCCTTTTTGTCGTCAGGCCACAAGGCCCTTTGTCAGTTCCAGCGCCTGCCGCTCGAACAGCCGGCGATAGATGCCGCCATTGAGCCGGATGAGCTGTTCGTGGTTGCCTTCCTCGACAATTTTGCCCTTGTCGAAGACCAGCAGCCGGTCCAACGCCCGAACCGTGGATAGCCGGTGGGCGATCACCAGGGTCGTCCGGCCCACCATCAGCCGCTCCATAGCCTCTTGGATCATCACCTCGCTCTCGCTGTCCAGGCTCGATGTCGCCTCGTCCAGGATCAG belongs to Devosia sp. XK-2 and includes:
- a CDS encoding DUF924 family protein; this translates as MQSHQAVIDFWFVEHGYDDWFGGKPEFDAALAARFANLHPQVARGEAWTWRESPEGRLAEIIVLDQFSRQLHRGSAEAFAQDKMALALAQEATAGGHDMAVEHEWAMFFYMPYMHAESLIIQNEGVGLFEAYGNQDALDFMVKHRDTIARFSRFPFRNKALGRQSTAEEEAYMAEMGDRVF